Sequence from the Ignavibacteria bacterium genome:
TCAGGAATATTTCCATTCCGTTATTCACAAGAACACAAATTGCAATTCCAAAGATTGAATACAGAATCCCTGAAATATTTGGCGCGAGAAAAAATCCACCGAGCGCAATAGCAACGAGAATTTCGTTCAAACCAAATGGATGAGTATCAGAAACTTCGCCTACGGAGTTTAGCACGATAACGCCAACGATTGCTCCAACAATTCCGAACGCAAGTGAAATTCTACTCGTCAAAACTATCGCGCTGACGATTAACAATCCCGTAAATACCGACGGCATATACAACAGCGAACCAAACGCACGAAATAGATTGGTAACATTTGCCGGAAGAATGGAAACGAAAAACGAATCGAGATTTTCAAAAAGAGAGAACGGTGAAATAATTGAATGCGGAACGTCGGAAGAAAATTTTCGTAATGCGAGCAACACCAACCACATCGTGAGCACAAAGGGAAAACTCATAATCGGCAAATGAAATTTGAGTGTGATTTCATTCAATAAAATGAGGGAAACGAAAACCGAAAGCAGCGACGCAAGAACAAGCAACGCAAATGCTTCAAACGAAAACCCCGCATATAAACTTACGCCGATGCCGACGAGAATTCCGTTTAAACCAAACACTCCGGCGTTCACATAATTTTTATCAATGTGAAGAATTGTTGCCGTTACATTTGCGATTACATTTCCCAACAAACCGAACAAACCAACAAGCGGGTCGTAGAATGTTGCAAAGAGAACAAGAACTCCGCTTTTGTTTTTACCGGAAAAAACTAATGCGGCGTAGGAATGGAAAAGAAGTGAGAAAAAATTCACGACGATTTCAGATTGTACGTTCCCTCACCAATAGAGGTTATTAGAAAAATCAGGAAAGTTCATTGTTTTCTTGATTCCCGCTTACGCGGGAATGACAATTCTTTGTAAGTATCTTCTTTATAAAGGAGAATAACAAAATCTAATTTCTACTTCCTCAAATATTCCGGCACTTTTTCCAATTGCTTCAAATAATCTGTCGTTTCATTTTTTCGAATCAAATGCGTATCACCGTTTTGCAAAATCATGACAATTGCCGGGCGCGGTTGAATGAATTGCATACTTTGCGAAAAATTATACGCGCCAACATTTTTGATAATCAGCGCATCGCCTTTTCGCAACGGAGGAAGCGCAACAGAGGGACGCACACAATCTATTTGCATACACAAAGGACCATAAACGCTCACGTCTTCCACCGTTGCACCGTTGTCTTGAATGGGTTGCATTTCGTACCGATACCACCACGAAGAAAAAAGTAAATTCACTCCAGCATCAATATTGTACGCTTTTCCGCCGCTTGCAAAACGTTTTGTCGAAATAACACTTGAAACCAAGTGCATTGCTTCATCAACAAGCGCGCGTCCCGGTTCCATCATCAACGTCGGAATTTCATTTCCCGAAAATGGTCCGTGCATTAACACGGGACAAATTGCTTCTGCGTATTGGTCAAATGTCGGACACGTTTGGTTTCCCGGAAGCCACGCAGAATGAAGCGTATTTATGGAAGCAAATCCCCCGCCAATATCCCAGTACTCCAGTTTTATTTTAAATGCATCTTTGATGATGTGATAAAAACTGACAAATTTTTCCGCCATCACGCGATACGTTTCCACGTTATCATTGTATGTTCCCGCGTGGCAATGCAATCCGCGCAATGTCAGCAAATTTCCATTTACGATGCGCTTCACTGCTTCAAATGCTTGCGCGCTTTCGTAATTAAATCCGAATCTATCCCAATGCATTGCGCCAATTTCCATATTGATGCGAATACCAACGGGAATCGTTTTGTTCGTCTCTTTTGCAATTTCTTCGAGCGCGTAAATTTCATCGTAGTTATCAATGTTGATGATTGCATTTTCCGAAACCGCGCGTTTGAGTTCGTCTTTTGTTTTGTGCGGTCCGTTGAAAATAATGTTCTCGCCCGTTACATTCAGCGTTCGTGCAATATCATATTCAAAACCGGAAACAACTTCTGCAAACGCTCCTTCGTCTTGTAATACTGCGCAAATTGATGAAAGGTAATTTGTTTTGTATGAATAGGAAATTTGCACTTTCGGATAACGGAGAGAAAATGCTCGTATCATATCGCGGTATTTTCTGCGCAGCGTTTGTTCCGATACGACAAACAACGGCGAACCGTATTGTTGAATGAGCGAACGAATCGGAACGCCATCAATTCGGGGAAACGGAA
This genomic interval carries:
- a CDS encoding diaminopimelate decarboxylase, which produces MQKQFYEKPIIIRHTVGLANKYGRAPSAVPFPRIDGVPIRSLIQQYGSPLFVVSEQTLRRKYRDMIRAFSLRYPKVQISYSYKTNYLSSICAVLQDEGAFAEVVSGFEYDIARTLNVTGENIIFNGPHKTKDELKRAVSENAIINIDNYDEIYALEEIAKETNKTIPVGIRINMEIGAMHWDRFGFNYESAQAFEAVKRIVNGNLLTLRGLHCHAGTYNDNVETYRVMAEKFVSFYHIIKDAFKIKLEYWDIGGGFASINTLHSAWLPGNQTCPTFDQYAEAICPVLMHGPFSGNEIPTLMMEPGRALVDEAMHLVSSVISTKRFASGGKAYNIDAGVNLLFSSWWYRYEMQPIQDNGATVEDVSVYGPLCMQIDCVRPSVALPPLRKGDALIIKNVGAYNFSQSMQFIQPRPAIVMILQNGDTHLIRKNETTDYLKQLEKVPEYLRK